The proteins below come from a single Caulobacter segnis ATCC 21756 genomic window:
- a CDS encoding NAD(P)/FAD-dependent oxidoreductase — MYSEKSARVAVAGAGAFGLAVALRLARAGRSVTVFDPAPPAANASGVAAGMLAPVSEALFDPVSRDHLALMRRARDLWPDFADALGITVSRAGVRIEGSDAWRAEIAERLERLGVASSDAIDEDWRLEARSALATLRAAAERSGVTFDAGAVVAFEPGALTLADGRVESFDALVLATGPGVRDGRIAPETSALTPIKGQLLRAPPLDDDAAVVRGEGVYLAPGEALAIGATMEAGRDDLTPDATATQALRRAAKALRPALDLDHAAVEVGVRVTTPDGLPLVGWSRAPGVMLAVGARRNGWLFAPLVAGMVAAYLTNDNPGPEAVAFDARRFEKA, encoded by the coding sequence ATGTACTCTGAAAAAAGCGCAAGGGTCGCGGTGGCTGGAGCCGGCGCCTTCGGCTTGGCGGTGGCGTTACGTCTGGCGCGGGCTGGGCGATCGGTCACCGTGTTCGACCCCGCGCCGCCCGCGGCCAACGCTTCCGGCGTGGCGGCCGGCATGCTGGCCCCGGTCAGCGAGGCGCTGTTCGACCCCGTTTCACGCGATCACTTGGCCCTGATGCGCCGCGCCCGCGACCTTTGGCCGGACTTCGCCGACGCGCTGGGAATCACTGTGTCCCGCGCTGGCGTGCGGATCGAGGGCTCCGACGCCTGGCGGGCCGAGATCGCCGAGCGTCTCGAGCGTCTGGGTGTCGCCTCCAGCGACGCGATCGACGAAGACTGGCGGCTGGAGGCCCGCTCCGCGCTGGCGACGCTGCGCGCCGCCGCCGAGCGGTCGGGCGTGACGTTCGACGCCGGCGCTGTCGTCGCCTTCGAGCCGGGCGCCCTGACGCTGGCCGACGGCCGGGTCGAGTCCTTCGATGCGTTGGTGCTGGCGACGGGGCCGGGCGTGCGCGACGGCCGGATCGCGCCCGAGACCTCGGCCCTCACGCCCATCAAAGGACAGCTTCTTCGGGCGCCGCCGTTGGACGACGATGCGGCGGTGGTGCGCGGCGAAGGGGTCTATCTGGCGCCGGGCGAGGCCCTGGCGATCGGCGCGACCATGGAGGCGGGCCGTGACGACCTGACCCCCGATGCGACGGCGACCCAGGCCCTGCGGCGCGCCGCCAAGGCGCTGCGTCCCGCGCTGGATCTCGATCACGCGGCCGTGGAGGTGGGCGTGCGGGTCACGACGCCCGATGGCTTGCCGCTGGTCGGCTGGAGCCGAGCGCCCGGCGTCATGCTGGCGGTCGGCGCGCGACGTAACGGATGGCTGTTCGCGCCGCTTGTGGCGGGTATGGTGGCGGCGTATCTGACAAATGATAACCCAGGCCCCGAGGCCGTCGCCTTCGACGCGCGGCGCTTCGAGAAGGCCTAA
- a CDS encoding CaiB/BaiF CoA transferase family protein, which translates to MLEGLRVVELATYIAAPGAAGIMADWGADVIKVESPEGDPMRRFFDTIGSDQDANPVFELDNRGKRAVVLDIRSDLGREALKALVATADIFLTNVRPAALARAGLSHETLKAVNPRLIYASLTGYGLTGPDADKPGMDVAAFWSRAGVGAITAPKGSERFPIRTGMGDHVTSLATVSAILAAVYERERTGVGRLVETSLLRTGVYAIGSDMAIQLRLGKLASTRGRREAVQPLANFYKTADGRWICLLPRQGSVDWPRIAAAAGRPELVDDPRFTSAKSRREHGQALVDILDAAFGAMTYAQAAEVLDAGDITWAPYQTPRELAEDAQAEAAGCFVQTPDGRGGAFRAPAAPARFPGTPDGPRGPAPSLGADTAAVFRELGWDEEKVAALTSVSAA; encoded by the coding sequence ATGCTGGAAGGTCTGCGGGTCGTCGAGTTGGCGACCTACATCGCCGCCCCCGGCGCGGCCGGGATCATGGCCGACTGGGGCGCGGACGTGATCAAGGTCGAGTCGCCCGAGGGCGATCCGATGCGTCGCTTCTTCGACACCATCGGTTCGGACCAGGACGCCAACCCCGTCTTCGAGCTGGACAACCGCGGCAAGCGGGCGGTGGTGTTGGACATCCGAAGCGACCTTGGCCGCGAAGCGCTGAAGGCCCTGGTCGCCACCGCCGACATCTTCCTGACCAATGTCCGCCCCGCCGCTCTGGCGCGCGCCGGGCTCAGCCACGAGACGCTGAAGGCGGTCAATCCGCGCCTGATCTACGCCAGCCTCACGGGCTATGGCCTCACGGGTCCCGACGCCGATAAGCCGGGCATGGACGTCGCCGCCTTCTGGTCGCGCGCCGGCGTCGGGGCGATCACCGCGCCGAAGGGCTCCGAACGCTTCCCGATCCGCACGGGCATGGGCGACCACGTCACCTCGCTGGCGACGGTGTCGGCCATCCTGGCCGCGGTGTACGAGCGCGAGCGGACGGGCGTGGGCCGCCTGGTCGAGACCTCGCTACTTCGGACGGGCGTCTATGCGATCGGCTCGGACATGGCGATCCAGCTGCGCCTGGGGAAACTGGCCTCCACGCGCGGCCGTCGAGAGGCCGTTCAGCCCCTGGCCAACTTCTACAAGACCGCCGACGGCCGCTGGATCTGCCTGCTGCCGCGCCAGGGCTCAGTCGACTGGCCGCGCATCGCCGCCGCCGCGGGGCGGCCCGAGCTGGTCGACGATCCGCGCTTCACCTCGGCCAAATCTCGTCGCGAGCACGGCCAAGCGCTGGTGGACATCCTGGACGCGGCTTTCGGGGCCATGACCTACGCCCAGGCCGCCGAAGTCCTCGACGCGGGCGACATCACCTGGGCGCCCTACCAGACCCCGCGCGAGCTGGCCGAGGACGCGCAAGCCGAGGCGGCGGGGTGCTTCGTCCAGACGCCGGACGGACGCGGCGGGGCCTTCCGGGCGCCGGCCGCGCCGGCCCGCTTCCCGGGAACGCCAGATGGACCGCGAGGTCCGGCGCCGTCGCTGGGCGCCGACACCGCGGCGGTGTTCCGGGAACTGGGCTGGGACGAGGAGAAGGTCGCGGCTTTGACGAGCGTCAGCGCTGCTTGA
- the ku gene encoding non-homologous end joining protein Ku produces the protein MAAGRPTWQGHLRLSLVTCPIALYTATDASGDVHFNMLHKKTHNRIRMIPTDPDLGPIERSEIVKGYEYEKGEYVVITQDEIDSVRLESTRTIDIERFVPADDIDRLYWDNPYFLVPDGKLAAEAYGVIREAMTKEGQVALGRVVMHQRERLLAIEPRDNGMVAWSLRSNREVRDAASYFDAIPDKKPDAAMIQIAQKIIEQKEGPFDPEQFNDRYEDALRALIKEKQKGKGRKVTAPEEPEDTNVVDLMEALRASLGKTPAKAPAKKPATKAAHKPAARKKTG, from the coding sequence ATGGCCGCCGGACGCCCCACCTGGCAGGGCCACCTGCGCCTGTCGCTCGTGACCTGCCCCATCGCGCTCTACACCGCCACCGACGCCAGCGGCGACGTGCACTTCAACATGCTGCACAAGAAGACGCACAATCGCATCCGGATGATCCCCACCGATCCGGATCTGGGTCCGATCGAACGCTCGGAGATCGTCAAGGGCTACGAGTACGAGAAGGGCGAGTACGTCGTCATCACCCAGGACGAGATCGACAGCGTCCGCCTGGAAAGCACCCGCACGATCGACATCGAGCGCTTCGTGCCCGCCGACGACATCGACCGGCTCTACTGGGACAATCCGTATTTCCTGGTTCCCGACGGCAAGCTGGCGGCCGAGGCCTATGGCGTGATCCGCGAGGCCATGACCAAGGAGGGTCAGGTCGCGCTCGGCCGTGTCGTCATGCACCAGCGCGAGCGGCTTCTGGCCATCGAGCCGCGCGACAACGGCATGGTCGCCTGGTCGCTGCGCTCGAACCGGGAGGTCCGGGACGCGGCCAGCTATTTCGACGCCATCCCCGACAAGAAGCCCGACGCGGCGATGATCCAGATCGCCCAGAAGATCATCGAGCAGAAGGAAGGCCCCTTCGATCCCGAGCAGTTCAACGACCGCTACGAGGACGCCCTGCGCGCCCTGATCAAGGAAAAGCAGAAGGGCAAGGGCCGCAAGGTCACCGCGCCGGAAGAGCCCGAGGACACCAATGTCGTGGATCTGATGGAGGCCCTGCGCGCCAGCCTAGGCAAGACGCCGGCCAAAGCCCCCGCGAAAAAGCCGGCGACGAAGGCGGCGCACAAGCCGGCGGCGCGAAAGAAGACGGGTTAG
- a CDS encoding nuclear transport factor 2 family protein, whose product MAREQALRTLETWHDLLEKREFDRLRPLASESVVFRSPAFFSPYPGVEPLVHILSTVSTIFEDFAYHRQFWSESEEAVVLEFSARVGDKKLKGVDIISFDDAGKIREFEVMIRPANAAAAVGEAMAAKAGPRLKELLGKPG is encoded by the coding sequence ATGGCCCGCGAGCAGGCGCTGCGAACACTCGAGACTTGGCACGACCTGTTGGAGAAGCGCGAGTTCGATCGCCTTCGTCCCTTGGCGTCCGAGAGCGTGGTCTTCCGCTCCCCGGCGTTCTTTTCCCCCTATCCAGGCGTGGAGCCGTTGGTGCACATCCTCTCCACGGTCAGCACCATCTTCGAGGACTTCGCCTATCACCGACAGTTCTGGTCTGAGAGCGAAGAGGCCGTGGTGCTGGAGTTCAGCGCGCGCGTTGGCGACAAGAAGCTGAAAGGCGTCGACATCATCTCCTTCGACGACGCCGGCAAGATCCGCGAGTTCGAGGTGATGATCCGCCCGGCCAACGCCGCGGCGGCGGTGGGGGAGGCCATGGCGGCCAAGGCTGGGCCGCGTCTGAAGGAACTGCTCGGAAAGCCCGGCTGA
- a CDS encoding DNA topoisomerase IB, with product MPRDTIELQPETAGLTYVNDDDPGIRRVAAGDGFAFRDPDGRAVKDSETLDRIRALAIPPAWTDVWICPSARGHIQATGRDQKGRKQYRYHDAWRRDRDGLKFSRMIAFGRALPRLRARVEADMARRGLPREKVIAAVIRLMELTLIRVGNEEYAQANKSFGLTTLRDRHAKLSSMGGVFEFRGKSGKVHKTGFRDRRLARIVKACQDVPGQRLFQYLDEDGQRRSIESADVNAYIRAAIGEDFSAKDFRTWAGTLAAARGLCMVPRAGSATEAKRNVNTCVKAVAGLLGNTAAVCRGSYIHPLVLEAYQQGVLPLKPGRSERAFELAVIRFLEAAKASCQVD from the coding sequence ATGCCACGCGACACGATCGAGCTTCAGCCGGAGACGGCCGGTCTCACCTACGTCAATGACGATGACCCTGGCATAAGGCGCGTGGCGGCCGGCGACGGTTTCGCCTTTCGCGATCCAGACGGCCGCGCGGTCAAGGATTCGGAAACGCTGGATCGCATCCGCGCCCTGGCCATCCCCCCGGCCTGGACGGACGTCTGGATCTGCCCCTCGGCGCGCGGCCACATCCAAGCCACCGGCCGCGACCAGAAGGGCCGCAAGCAGTACCGCTATCACGACGCCTGGCGACGGGACCGCGACGGGCTGAAGTTCAGCCGCATGATCGCCTTTGGCCGCGCCCTCCCCCGCCTCCGCGCCCGGGTCGAGGCGGACATGGCCCGTCGCGGCCTGCCGCGCGAGAAGGTGATCGCCGCGGTCATCCGGCTGATGGAGCTGACCCTGATCCGGGTCGGCAACGAGGAGTACGCCCAGGCCAACAAGAGCTTTGGCCTCACCACCCTTCGCGATCGCCACGCCAAGCTATCGAGCATGGGCGGCGTCTTCGAGTTCCGGGGCAAGAGCGGCAAGGTTCACAAGACCGGCTTCCGCGACCGCCGCCTGGCGCGCATCGTCAAGGCCTGCCAGGACGTCCCGGGCCAGCGCCTCTTTCAGTATCTCGACGAGGACGGCCAAAGGCGCTCGATCGAAAGCGCCGACGTCAACGCCTATATCCGCGCCGCCATCGGCGAGGACTTCTCGGCCAAGGACTTCCGCACCTGGGCCGGCACCCTCGCCGCCGCGCGCGGCCTTTGCATGGTCCCGAGGGCCGGCAGCGCCACCGAGGCCAAGCGCAACGTCAACACCTGCGTGAAGGCCGTCGCCGGACTGCTGGGCAACACCGCCGCCGTGTGCCGAGGCTCGTACATCCATCCGCTGGTGCTGGAGGCCTATCAGCAGGGCGTGTTGCCGCTGAAGCCGGGCCGCTCCGAGCGCGCCTTCGAGCTGGCGGTGATCCGCTTCCTGGAGGCGGCCAAGGCCTCGTGCCAAGTCGACTAG
- a CDS encoding acyl-CoA dehydrogenase family protein — MSGFWLTEEQEAIREGVAKVCAAFDDEYWRRTDETGNFPEDFVAAIAEGGWLGVAMPESVGGAGLGLTEAAVMMQTVAQSGAGFSGASAIHLNIFGPMPLVKFGTDEQRERLLPKIISGEDKMCFAVTEPNSGLDTSSLETRAERVDGGYRLNGRKIWTTGAQRANKILIIARTTPKDQCAKPTQGLSLFYTDREKIEAKPIPKMGRKAVECNMLFIEDLFVPAEDLVGEEGKGFQYLLHGLNPERVLFAAEAIGLGRAALAKAATYAKERVVFGRPIGQNQGVAHPLAKSWAELEAANLLAFKAAALYDAGKECGAEANAAKYLGAEAGFHACEASVLAHGGMGYAKEYDVERYFREAMIARIAPISREMILNFIAERVLGLPKSY, encoded by the coding sequence ATGTCCGGATTCTGGTTGACCGAAGAGCAGGAAGCCATCCGCGAGGGCGTCGCCAAGGTGTGCGCCGCCTTCGACGACGAATACTGGCGCCGCACCGACGAGACCGGAAACTTCCCAGAGGACTTCGTGGCCGCCATCGCCGAAGGCGGGTGGCTGGGCGTGGCGATGCCCGAGAGCGTCGGCGGCGCGGGCTTGGGCCTGACCGAGGCGGCGGTGATGATGCAGACCGTGGCCCAATCGGGCGCGGGCTTCTCGGGCGCTTCGGCCATCCACCTGAACATCTTCGGGCCGATGCCGCTGGTGAAGTTCGGCACGGATGAACAGCGCGAGCGCCTGTTGCCCAAGATCATCTCGGGCGAGGACAAGATGTGCTTCGCCGTCACCGAGCCGAACTCGGGTCTCGACACCTCCAGCCTGGAGACGCGGGCCGAGAGGGTCGACGGCGGCTATCGCCTGAACGGGCGGAAGATCTGGACCACAGGCGCCCAGCGCGCCAACAAGATCCTGATCATCGCCCGCACCACGCCCAAGGATCAGTGCGCCAAGCCGACCCAGGGGCTGTCGCTGTTTTACACCGACCGCGAGAAGATCGAGGCCAAGCCGATCCCGAAGATGGGGCGCAAGGCGGTCGAGTGTAACATGCTCTTCATCGAGGACCTGTTCGTCCCGGCCGAGGACCTGGTCGGCGAGGAGGGCAAGGGCTTTCAGTACCTGCTGCACGGCCTCAACCCCGAGCGCGTGCTGTTCGCCGCCGAGGCCATTGGCCTGGGCCGCGCGGCGCTGGCCAAGGCCGCGACCTACGCCAAGGAGCGCGTCGTGTTCGGCCGGCCGATCGGCCAGAACCAGGGCGTGGCCCATCCGCTGGCCAAGTCGTGGGCCGAGTTGGAAGCCGCCAACCTGCTGGCCTTCAAGGCGGCCGCCCTCTACGACGCCGGCAAGGAATGCGGGGCCGAGGCAAACGCCGCCAAGTACTTGGGCGCGGAGGCCGGCTTCCATGCGTGCGAGGCCTCGGTGCTGGCGCATGGCGGCATGGGCTACGCCAAGGAGTACGACGTCGAGCGCTACTTCCGCGAGGCGATGATCGCCCGCATCGCGCCGATCAGCCGCGAGATGATCCTGAACTTCATTGCTGAACGCGTGCTGGGCCTGCCCAAGAGTTACTAG
- a CDS encoding hybrid sensor histidine kinase/response regulator, whose amino-acid sequence MLAERRQNEDPVGSAQLAKALDAQAALLPYALGVFAVSLPLFVWVASFATNSIWMTASFAIFAINWGAFYLAVNWLRDDGSQDLGRRARIHVACGALWALAVAQISAFAAGAGPARETLLMLATAGAVLCAFFSAPYLPALLIVTPLAAAGPLIAQFTGPAPHAGGELTWGATALALALAMIHNRTLRRQHDLAVDHEHLVHERLRVLETAERTARSKSDIVATLSHEIRNGLTGVTHVLAAAAGRGGRAAPSREQLNAALDAAQDLIAVLNATLDSETAESGRLSVERQAFDPVRLIQDLVLLEKPHAGAKGLELSVHIDPLLLGRDRGATVADPLRTRQIMSNLLSNAVKYTVRGRIEVRLELRDDHVAVEVADTGPGLSTEELELAFEPFRRVERTGAGVNGAGLGLSLSRQLSRLMGGALEASSALGVGSCFTLRLPFDPLAERAAHEVSTTADPLGAPRIMRVLIAEDDALNAAMLRAILEQLGHQVVHAQNGRRAVDLAGIAEFDLLMLDGRMPVMDGPAAARALRERDGPNRRAPIIAMIDGDSDEARESLDAGADIVLRKPVSVAGVARAVADAAALERPDTPRIAAA is encoded by the coding sequence TTGCTCGCCGAGCGCCGCCAGAACGAAGATCCCGTCGGAAGCGCGCAGTTGGCCAAGGCTCTAGACGCCCAGGCCGCGCTGCTGCCCTACGCCTTGGGGGTGTTCGCCGTCAGCTTGCCGCTGTTCGTCTGGGTGGCCTCGTTCGCGACCAACAGCATCTGGATGACGGCCAGTTTCGCGATCTTCGCGATCAACTGGGGCGCCTTCTATCTGGCTGTTAACTGGCTACGCGACGACGGGTCGCAGGACCTGGGCCGCCGGGCGCGCATCCATGTGGCCTGCGGGGCGCTCTGGGCGCTCGCGGTCGCGCAGATCTCGGCCTTCGCCGCCGGCGCCGGCCCGGCGCGGGAGACCCTGCTGATGCTGGCGACCGCCGGAGCGGTGCTGTGCGCGTTCTTCTCGGCCCCCTACCTGCCGGCCTTGCTGATCGTCACGCCCCTGGCGGCCGCCGGCCCGCTGATCGCGCAGTTCACCGGCCCTGCGCCGCACGCGGGCGGCGAACTGACCTGGGGGGCCACGGCGCTGGCCCTGGCGCTGGCCATGATTCACAACCGCACCCTGCGCCGGCAACACGACCTCGCGGTCGACCACGAGCATTTGGTCCATGAGCGCCTGCGCGTTCTGGAGACCGCCGAGCGGACCGCGCGCTCGAAGTCCGACATCGTCGCCACGCTCAGCCACGAGATCCGCAACGGCCTCACCGGCGTGACCCATGTCCTGGCCGCCGCCGCGGGCCGCGGCGGGCGCGCAGCCCCGTCGCGCGAGCAGCTGAACGCGGCGCTGGACGCCGCCCAGGACCTGATCGCGGTTCTGAACGCCACGCTCGATTCCGAGACGGCGGAGTCCGGTCGCCTCAGCGTCGAGCGTCAGGCCTTCGATCCCGTCCGCCTGATCCAGGACCTGGTGCTGCTGGAAAAGCCGCACGCCGGCGCCAAGGGGCTGGAGCTGTCGGTTCACATCGACCCGCTGCTGCTGGGCCGAGATCGCGGGGCGACGGTGGCCGACCCGCTGCGTACGCGCCAGATCATGTCCAACCTGCTCAGCAACGCGGTGAAGTACACGGTGCGCGGCCGGATCGAGGTCCGCCTCGAACTGCGCGACGACCATGTGGCTGTCGAGGTCGCCGACACCGGTCCCGGTCTTTCGACCGAAGAGTTGGAGCTGGCCTTCGAGCCGTTCCGACGCGTCGAACGTACCGGCGCCGGCGTCAACGGCGCGGGCCTGGGCCTGTCGCTGTCGCGTCAGCTGTCACGGCTGATGGGCGGCGCGCTGGAGGCCAGCAGCGCCCTGGGCGTTGGCAGCTGCTTCACGCTGCGTCTGCCTTTCGACCCGCTGGCCGAGCGGGCGGCGCATGAGGTTTCGACGACGGCCGACCCGCTGGGCGCCCCGCGCATCATGCGCGTGCTGATCGCCGAGGACGACGCGCTGAACGCCGCCATGCTGCGGGCCATCCTCGAGCAGCTGGGGCACCAGGTCGTCCACGCGCAGAACGGCCGCCGGGCGGTGGACCTGGCCGGGATCGCCGAGTTCGACCTTCTGATGCTGGACGGCCGCATGCCGGTGATGGACGGTCCGGCCGCCGCCAGGGCCCTGCGCGAGCGGGACGGCCCCAATCGGCGCGCGCCGATCATCGCCATGATCGACGGCGACTCCGACGAAGCGCGCGAAAGCCTCGACGCCGGCGCCGACATCGTGCTGCGCAAACCGGTCAGCGTGGCGGGCGTGGCGCGCGCCGTCGCCGACGCGGCCGCCTTGGAGCGCCCCGACACGCCTCGGATCGCCGCGGCGTGA
- a CDS encoding energy transducer TonB: MALALNPNGSGIPGLDDAPRKPSRALIVGLGVSAAAHLMLIGYLAYQKWTAPLPSAEPDNPFVIEQVYTPKPPPPPPPQAQPRQNQIRLHTPVPTPLPTPEPLPIKPVEVEGPPQPGPAVLPTAPAAPATPPTPTAPKVITRANWLRIPTGDEVARYYPERAQQRGVSGSATLSCTVAVNGAVRDCSVISETPASEGFGAAALKISRFFKMRPQMENGEAVDGATVSIPIRFNAG, from the coding sequence ATGGCTCTGGCCCTGAATCCCAATGGTTCCGGCATTCCTGGACTGGACGACGCGCCGCGCAAGCCGTCGCGCGCGCTGATCGTGGGCCTGGGCGTCTCGGCCGCCGCGCACCTGATGCTGATCGGCTACCTGGCCTATCAGAAGTGGACGGCCCCCCTGCCGTCGGCCGAGCCTGACAACCCGTTCGTGATCGAGCAGGTCTACACGCCCAAGCCGCCGCCTCCCCCGCCGCCCCAGGCCCAGCCCAGACAGAATCAGATTCGGCTGCACACACCGGTCCCGACGCCGCTGCCCACGCCCGAGCCCCTGCCGATCAAACCCGTCGAGGTCGAGGGACCGCCCCAGCCGGGCCCCGCGGTCTTGCCGACGGCTCCGGCCGCCCCCGCGACGCCGCCGACGCCGACCGCGCCAAAGGTCATCACCCGCGCCAATTGGCTGAGGATCCCGACAGGCGATGAGGTGGCGCGATACTACCCCGAACGCGCCCAGCAACGCGGCGTCTCGGGCTCGGCGACTCTGAGCTGCACGGTGGCGGTCAATGGCGCGGTTCGCGACTGCTCGGTGATCTCCGAAACGCCCGCCAGCGAAGGCTTCGGCGCCGCCGCTCTGAAGATCTCGCGCTTCTTCAAGATGAGGCCGCAGATGGAGAACGGCGAGGCGGTCGACGGCGCGACCGTCAGCATACCGATCCGGTTCAACGCAGGCTGA
- a CDS encoding transglycosylase SLT domain-containing protein: MPAVGSIRSVVESAIQRASSATGVDFSFLMGAAKRESGFNPAAKARTSSASGLFQFVDQTWLATLKKHGSKYGYARYADLISQGSDGRYRVDGDEARKAVLGLKMDPHAASLMAGELTSDHASYLRGRVGRSPTAGELYAAHFLGPQGSAKLIQAATSSPSASAAAMFPEAAQANRSIFYREGRPTTVGELYANLTKTGGSARIADPAPSRPADDDQGFMQYASGRRLERIQQQEAVMNLILRGSQDVGDPFGGAGSSGSSGMGAGQRLASSMFSVEMLRVLADASDKIKQR; encoded by the coding sequence ATGCCCGCCGTAGGTTCCATTCGCAGCGTCGTCGAGTCGGCGATCCAGCGCGCTTCCAGCGCGACCGGGGTCGATTTCTCGTTCCTGATGGGCGCGGCCAAGCGCGAGAGCGGCTTCAATCCCGCCGCCAAGGCGCGCACCTCCTCGGCGTCGGGTCTTTTCCAGTTCGTAGACCAGACCTGGCTCGCCACGCTGAAGAAGCACGGCTCCAAGTACGGCTACGCCCGCTACGCCGACCTGATCTCGCAAGGTTCAGACGGTCGCTATCGCGTCGATGGGGATGAGGCGCGCAAAGCCGTTCTGGGCCTGAAGATGGACCCGCACGCCGCCTCGCTGATGGCCGGAGAGCTGACCTCGGATCACGCCTCGTACCTGCGCGGTCGGGTGGGGCGCTCGCCCACCGCCGGCGAGCTCTACGCCGCCCATTTCCTGGGGCCCCAGGGTTCGGCGAAGCTGATCCAGGCGGCGACGTCGTCTCCGAGCGCCAGCGCCGCGGCCATGTTCCCCGAAGCCGCCCAGGCCAACCGCTCGATCTTCTACCGCGAAGGCCGGCCGACCACCGTCGGCGAACTCTACGCCAACCTGACCAAGACCGGCGGCTCGGCCCGGATCGCCGATCCGGCGCCCTCGCGCCCGGCCGACGACGACCAAGGCTTCATGCAGTACGCCAGCGGTCGTCGCTTGGAGCGCATCCAACAGCAAGAAGCGGTGATGAACCTGATCCTGCGCGGTTCGCAGGACGTCGGCGACCCGTTCGGCGGCGCGGGTTCGTCCGGCTCATCGGGAATGGGCGCGGGCCAGCGCCTAGCCAGCTCGATGTTCTCGGTCGAGATGCTGCGCGTGCTGGCCGACGCCAGCGACAAGATCAAGCAGCGCTGA
- a CDS encoding helix-turn-helix domain-containing protein, with protein sequence MNDRPAAEQAHPVDLYVGARLRIRRKMMGLSQTQVADALGITFQQIQKYERGANRISASKLYDAAKLLQAPVSYFYEGLEDTDGGLDDGFAQRMTEFVSTPEGLELAGLFPRLEDRRLRRRVVDLVRAMVDDEAP encoded by the coding sequence ATGAACGATCGACCCGCAGCCGAACAAGCCCACCCTGTCGACCTCTACGTGGGCGCGCGGCTGAGAATTCGCCGGAAGATGATGGGCCTGAGCCAAACCCAGGTCGCAGACGCCCTGGGGATCACCTTCCAGCAGATCCAGAAGTACGAGCGCGGCGCCAACCGCATCAGCGCCAGCAAGCTCTATGACGCCGCCAAGCTGCTTCAGGCCCCGGTGTCCTATTTCTATGAAGGTCTCGAAGATACGGACGGCGGTCTGGACGACGGATTCGCCCAGCGCATGACCGAGTTCGTCTCGACGCCGGAGGGCCTGGAACTGGCCGGCCTGTTCCCGCGCCTGGAAGATCGGCGTCTGCGCCGCCGGGTCGTCGACCTGGTCCGCGCCATGGTGGACGACGAAGCCCCGTAA